The genomic region CCTTTGCTTTTAACAACACTGCACATAATTCATATTGAGCAGTTTCTGACAGTGTTGTCTCGTTTTGTCACTCAGTTCTAAACTACGTTGTGCAGAGCCAAGGTCACCCGATTTAATTTTGTCATCTCTAACTGGCtagcctttttgtttgtttaaatatttgacataTTCCAAGGCCGTCTGAAAGTCTTTCCCATGAGTCATTGCCCAAAATACCAATGCTCAACAAGAATGAAACTAGTGGTCTTAAATGGGTGAACGAGAGGAACACAAATGTTTCTCAACCTCTGGGAGTTGGTgaattttttattcattttttattcttgaCTGCCCCCCTTCTATGGCTATGCAGCACATAACATACATAGCTTTCATTGTTTACACACTGTAAATCTATTGTCAAGCTTCTTCATAGTTTACATATGAATGAATCGTCCCCATCGTGCTTACCTGGCGAGAAGATATCCGGGTTGAAGCGAATGTCAAAAGATGTGTTGCTGATGGAGCCGACTGCCTTGCAGGCATTGAGGACGACCTCGCGGCTTTTGGGATCTGTTTATGATGACGATCACAGACGAGGAAAATGCAGAAACGTTAAAAGTAATGGCAAAAGACACATCATGTCAACATATCTATAAAACCATGTCCACATTAAGTCAGAGTCCACTGAAAACCAGAGCTGAAGATGAAGCCAATTTTCAGACACCTCCAAATCCCTGTGTCATCACTTATCTTActgtatttattgatttatttaacagagaCACATTGATACACACTGTTGTGAATGTGTCAGAGTTAATCAGCCAATACATCTGATGACACAATACAGATTACAGTATCATTGATCCtgtaattcagtttatttttccagATCTCTTTGATCATAAAATATTGATGAGCTTAACTGTAGACATGGCCTTAGTCCAgtacaccaccaccaccaccttcaCAGCTGTCGAACACTACAGATTAGGTTTGACAAGCAGATTACTGTTTGATTTTGAATCAATGGAGCATCACACAAATCATTCAACACAGAGATTATTTCTGCATCCCAGAGCACACGGGCATTAACGGACACAGCAACTGATTATTCAGATTATCGGGGCAAATGTCACAGCAAGGGCACCACAGGCTGGGACAGTGGGAGACGGGCAGATTGGGGGTCAACACTCTTCCCAACTGCAGGCTGAGGACTGAGCAGGGACAGCTAGCCTGGTGGACTGAAGACACTACAGCCCAGTGCTATATATTCTAATGCTCTAATGctaaggacacacacacacacacacacaaataaatgcaacttCTCTAAAACAGAGTCTAGGTTAAATACGACTTTTCTATGCATTTATCCACCAGAGTAGCTCTCCCTGCGTCGTCCTCGCCTTGCGATTTGGGGTATTTGTTTTCGACATACCAATACAAGATCCGTCCTCGCCAACTAAGGTCTCCGCCAGCTCTTTGGCCTGAGCTAATCCCGGAATACTTTCCTCAAGCTCCTTACCCTCCAGTGGGTTCTTGCATTCTCCGTTCTGGGTGGTTGTTAGGTCGAGAGGCCCGTTTGTGGCGGGCTTCGCAGAGTTTTCTTCACCCTCTTTCACTGCCTCTGAATCAGCAGAGGTGTTGCTGTCTGTCTGGTTTGTGCTGTCTACGGAGACCTCTGTTACACTGGGAGGATCTGATGGAGCCGTCTGTGTCTGGGTGGTGTCAGCGTTGCTTTCTGAGGGTGTGTCAGAGGTTTCTGTGATGGCGGGTGTGTCAGTCTTAGTGTCCTTGTTTGCCTTTTGTTGCATGAGCTGCAAAGCCGCCATCTTCATGAAGAGAAGATATCTGGAGGACGGACAGAATTAAAAGTTAGACACGAGCAGAAAACTCTCCTGATGATGAAATccgaggcagacagacacatacCTGTGCTCCACGAAGGCCTCGATTAGCTCTTGGCGTAAACAAGCCAGGCGGTGGCGGTGCTGGCGGGGGAAGCCTTGGCGCTGACTCTCTGGAGGCAGCTCCTCTCCGTCCACAGGCAGGAAGTTGAGGTCAGGAGGGAAAGTGCGGAGAAGGTCCAGAATATAGTGGCGGCCGTCGTTTCCGATGATGCCCTTACACTCGACTGAGGAGCACAGCTCCACCTTGTCGTCCTTCTCGTTAAGCACGTTGTGTCTCTGGACCTGGAGGGAACATTAAGACACAAGtgttgattcttttttttaaattaaaataggTTGGAGGTGGAGCAATTGTGTAAAACTTCTAAACATTTGTTCGCTTATTCACATCGTTTTAAATCAGGAAGTGGTGTGAGTGGGATCAATTCTTCATTGGTTTTGGTGTTCTCACGGGATTTATTGACTTATAAGTAAAGACAAAAGGTTTGGACTGTGAAATAACTGGTTGTTAAATAGTCCGTCAAATGGATACAAAAGCTTTGTTACTGACCTTGAGTGGCCTGCTGGttttctccagcagctccaggtaTTTGCTGTGCGACACAACCGTCTTCCCGAAGTCGATGGAGCCGTAGATGACGCTCTGCTCCTGCTCACGCTCCAGAATACCAGGGATGATGGACTGGGCGGTGACACGATAGCCTCTGTAGTCAACCACGACCGTCCCCAGAGTGTACAGTCCCTCCACATCCACCGCCCCGTAAGCCCGCACACCGTTCAAGTCATTGGTGGGCGCGGCGTGGGCGGCGGCATCTCCGCCCAGCTCACGATAGTGGTCCCGTACATCGAAACCCAGGCTGAAGAAGATGTTGTTCCAGATGAACATCTGCATGCGCGTTTCCTCACCGGGGTTGATGGCCATCACGTTACCGTCGATAACTGCCATGGCGCCTCGGGTGGCAGCTGCTGCGAAGTCACTGTGgacctgcaggaggaagaaTTAGTCGGTGCCACCTGGCCCACGATGTTGAATGTGTAAAGACAGATTATGTGCTTGAAGGCTGATCTAACAAAAGTACCTTGAATATGGCTCTCTCCCTCAGCAGGCGTTCAGGCAGGTTCTTCCGGGGCAGCTCTCTTGTGGTCTGCAGCTCCTCGTTCCAATCTCTGGTCTGAAGACAAATCGGCACAAAAAACCTTCAATCAGTACTGGAAAAAATGTTATCCATCATCCTGATGTACAGCGATGTTCAGCCGTGCCCACCTGTCCAGGTATGTGCTCCTCATAACCCAGGCGGGAGGTGTAGGCATCCTCAGCCCGAACACAGTCCATGGCGTGGTCTACCTGCGGAGCTGTCCAGCTGTATACCTGGAAAGGCGTGGCTATCCTCTCAAACGGATGTCTCTGGACCCTACAgcaaaaaacacaggaaacattaTAAAAAGAAGGGCTCACCTGGTATTTAAAGCCTGACAAAATGCTCCAACAGAGCCCTGTTACTAATGtaatcaaacagaaatgaatTAAACAATTACGTGtacatataaaataaacaaaagtcgTAGGCGAGATacaaaaaactaatattttGCATTagattagataaaaaaaaaaaacacataaaaaactataaaaaaaactataaaaagtTTTCTTGTTGGGCTTGAGGACTCTGACCTCCTGGTTTAATAAATTAGTGACTGAATGGATTAACTTAAGAATCATTGCAAAAATGAAGCTGTTCAAAGAGAAAGGTAACAATAGTAACGCAGATTATCTTTTGCACAGTAGAGCACGAGTGGGGAACAGAGTTGATGAGCACCAACAGTTTctaccttttcttttgcagggCAGTGAAGTTCTTCTTGAAGGCAGGGCTGATCTGGCTCAGGAGCTCCACCAGTGAATGGCTCAGGAAGCTGGGATTGGCTGGCTTGGGGTTAAAGGTGTAAGTAGTAGatctggaaaacaaacacacacacaaacaatataaTACACATTAATATGGCTTTTCTGTCACAAATAACAAACATTATGTCGCTGAAAAGATAGAGAAGGGAGGACAGAAGTCATTTGTTGCCATGACTGCCGAAGTCTTCTAACTGAAGAGTAAACCTAAATGATTAAAGAAGCCTGGACAGAAAGTGGTTCTCCTAGTGCCTAACTATAATCTACAAACACTTAAACATTAGAGAAATGTATAATGTCAGTGATCATGCTGTTAGAAACAACAAGAGAACCCTTCTACAAACACTGCAGCATCTTTCCCAATTCTACTTTCCAATTTAATCCAATTAGACCTCATTAATTTGACTGTTAAGTCTTCGGTGACATCCAAAACTCCTCTAAAATTAGGATCGGGAAACTATTAATACATCACAGCTTGTGCTTGCATCTCTGTCAGTGCTTCACTATCcttcatttaaattatttgcaCTTCTGATGAGCTAATCGTGGTTTGGCTGCTGCCAGATATCGTCACTTCTTGAATGGTGATGGAGCACTGAGAGTCACTCTTCTCTACTGACTGCCCAACACTTTGTGTGTAAACTACAGTATAAATCATGGGCTTATGGAGCTTAATGTGAGCACAGATACAAGGTTGAGATGTTGACTGACTGGTTGAGGTAGAAGCCGCGTGTAGAGGCAGTGAGGCTGACATGGCGctcctccacagtcacaatgTACAGGTACATGAGGTCGCCGTGCATCTTCCTGTTTCCAGGTGGAGGGTTCCAGCCGCTCATGGTCAGGACCTTCAGGCACTGCATGGGCTGTTGTGGGGGATGACAATGTTAAATAATTGATCTCTTATTTGATTTTGCATCCATTTTCCAAAAGCTATCGCTGCTTCTCACCTTCCAGTCCTTATTCTGTGGCTGGAGGGGCACCAGGGGGCGCTCTTTGCTGCCGGGCAGGATATGCTCTGGGGGGGTGCAGTCGATCTGCTCCAGCTCGTTgccctttttcttcctcttgccACTATCTGCAGTCACATAAAAACAAGCAAGGTCAACAGTCTGTGGCCCACCTGCATGTCGCAACATTCACGTATAAAACACTTCACACTAAAATTCATGCTCCAGATGGTGGAGCACGGCTGCACATGACGTCCGTACCTCCGAGGTCTCCGTCAGTGAAGatgctgaggaaggagagggagtTGCAGTCCACTCCGTTGTAGGCATCTGATGGGTCCAGACTTTTCAGCAGGTCTCTGATGTGACGCACATGGATGCGGGCCTCACGCACTGTGTAGggttctggaggagagagaaacaaaagaaattaaataccTCGCAGGCAGTGAGAGGTTTGAGAGGTAACATCTCAGGCAGGACACTTAAGCTACATGCCAGTAGAACCAGGCAAAAATAACAGATGGCGGACAAATCATTAAAGGTCAAATCAACAATGCCTTCTTGATTATGTGGCCATCTATCTGACGGGGAAAGGCTGACAATGTTACATTTATTGTGGCTGATGCTGAGAAACCTTGATCAGTTTCCACAGGTTGAACCTGCCTTCATTATTgctacatttgttttcacaCCATCTGGTTAGTCGATGACAGTTACACTGCACACCAACAAGGCTGAAGTGAAATGCAACACTTGCTGCTTTGTCCTCTCTGCCTGTCCGCTTTAGTTTCAGTATGTGAAGGTTACAGTCTGCAGCTGTATGTACATCCTCAACAGACAACCTTTAGaaatgcatttcatttaagGCACTACATTAAGTCTTTTGTATTGCTGTTACTTTTCCTCTTTGCTCCACCTGAGCGAGACAGACACGAGTGTGAACAAAAGCCTCAGACTCAGTCTCACCTTCCACCACTTTGAGCAGCGAGCCCTCCTGCAGGCCCTCGATGGACTTGAGCTCGGCAAAGTTGTCCAGCACATTTCCATCCAGCTGCAGGGAGAAGCAGGTGCGGTGGCAGGTGTCTTCACGGTCCATCAGCACCTGATGGATCTCCTGTACCATCTCCTGGGGAGAGACCTGATGTAGACGAGGAGGGCAGAGATGAAATGATGTACGCAAGTGCAGAATATGTGCATTTTAAGATACATCACCTGCTTTGGTTCAGCTGAAAACAGTGCttacatatttttcattttcacacttCAATCCAGTATCAGTTCCCATTTCATACGATTCACGTTTGCGGGTCTCAACATCGCTGTGTTGTGGCTTGAGATAAGCTTTTATACTCATGGACTATATTATGAAGGATTTTGCTCTGAAAAGTTAACATGGAGGTTATAATTTCTCTCCATCAAGATGGTATCAAAATATCAGCTTCAGTTCTTTCACGCAGTGTGTCGTCTGTCTGAACACCTGTCCTGCCCTCACCTGCAGGTCAAATGGCTCTGTTCCAGGTGCCTGGATCTTAACGGTGAAGCCTGTGTCCTGGATCACGATCACTTCCTGTTCGTTAGAATCCTCTCCTCCGTCCGCCTCGCTGTTCCCATCCTGCCTCGACTCTGCCTCCTCCGTGGGCCCGTGAGCCCCGTCACCGTTTACCATGGCTGTATCTGCACTGTGCCCTGCAACGGGAGAGACGCACAGGTCATCAGTCTACGTCTTGTGGTAGAGAATTTGACAACTCTGAACAAAGATAcaagcagaaaacaacaaccaCGATGTTTATGTGTTGGGGAGAAACATCTATCATCAGGGAGCACCACCTTCATATTgcattgtcctttaaggtcagtttggttattcggtttattcagtcatgaaaacaaagagtttgtttaggcataagaTTTTTATACCAAACAATTAATAATAGACCGAACGAATCAACAATTAAAGCAATCATTAGTCGCAGCCCTCCTTCAGACCGTCATCCATGAAAAGCAACTCATCCAGAGTGTGTTTTCATGCAGCAGAAAACAGAGACGCTGCCAGGCATCCAGGTCACAAACAAAGCACACAGACCCAGAGGCTGGATGACCTTATCGGTAATCTCATGAAATATTTATGAATGGTAGAACAGAGCCGACAAAGCTGTGCTACAGTATGCTAGTTGACGACGTGGATACATTCAAATACAATCAACAGCGTAAGGCCTCAAGACGTAACTTCCATCAATCGTCAACTACAAGAAACTAAAGCTGAAACAACAAACGACAGATCAAAAACGTTAAACAATAGGTAACCATTCATTCATCGCAGCTGATCTAAACAGAGGGTACCTATAATCCAACACCAACCTGCTGAAACAAACACCACTGCAACAAAGGAGAGAGTTTAGCCAGGAAGCCTTGAGGGTTTGATTCTAAAAAAATGTTCACAAGCAGGAATTATTGGTCTGACTGTGCCAAACATGAGTGAGCTAGTACCCGCTCACCAGCTGCCTGTACTCTGCACAGGACATTCAATCTCAGAGTGAACGTTACTCATTATCATTATAAAGTCAGCATGACATGACAAATCTGATGCAGCTGCGAGAGAATCCAAGAATGCGTTACATTTCACACCTATTCTAGAGTAACAGTAAaggtgagaagaaaaatgacGTGAATAAAAATGAGGCTCTGTGGTACATTAATTCAAAAGGAGCAGGGTCGAGTATGTGGATGTCAGACACCTGTTTTCTCTCACTGGGACACAACTGCTGCCAGCCAGCCAGCGTGTCCTTGCTCACTGTCAAGGGTAAACAGCGTCAGGGTTACTGAAGAGAAGGGGGCCAAGAGGGAAGGGAGGGGCTTTGTGACTGGATCGCGACCCCGGGTGGGAAGGAACGCACTGAAATGGTGGAGgagtgggagaggaagagagagagagggacgaCTGGTTGGCCGCCCTctgaacaacaaacacaacgGCTTCAGAGCAGATGCGCAAATTAATAATGTTACAAACCAGAAGACAAAGCTAAGGCTGTGTGTTAAGAGActgtttacagcagcagcacagccatGTTTCATTGCTTTCTAAGATCTGAGCTCTTTCTGTCTGAGGTTGTAGTCATTTTAATGATTACTTGATTATAAAAATACTTGGCAACCAAGTTTCATTTGACAAACTAGTCAACTTATGATTGTAGCTTACAATCATCATCAGGAGACCAAAAACCTGACTTTATCACTGTTAGCTCCagttttggtctctaccaactcctGAAGGAAGTATTTCACTCTTTAATTAAATGATCCactttgttcaccagctagttgttCAAGCTAACTGTGCTGGTTTGCTTTTTGGTGCCGAGCAGCTGGTGttcagtggggttttttttttatccttcacTGAAACAGCTGCCttctgcagtaaaaaaaaaaaaaaacccagagaaCAATGAGAAAGATGAAGCTGTGGCCAGGCAGCTACACTCGTATGAAGGCTCAATCGACTTGAATCGATCCAGGCGATAATTCTCTGAAGGTACATCACTGCAAGCGTgactctgacatcatcatcatcatcatcacatttgtgtcatttaaatattaattatAGTCACTTTAATGAGGAAGCGCACAACTGCCATGTTTGAGGGATCGTGCGATACTTGTCTCTCGTTcaacttctttcacaatgtgtGGAAGTGTTGCTTAATGAGAAACATTAGATGAGCTAGCTTTAGCTGGTAGCACTCACCACATCAGAGGAGCCTGAGTGCAAGGTGCAACAGGCACAGGGATTGATGAGGCAATCCAGCAGCCTGTGTGTTGCAAAACTGACCCGATTTGCCCAGCAGTGAAGAAAGTTCAGGCGGGAGTGGGGATGAGGAGAGAAGTGACGGGTGAAGCTGCAGTTGAACAGTAAACGGGACAAACCTTGTGTCTGCTATTGTTTAAAAGGGAAGAAGGAAgtagaaaataataaagagGCATTCCAGATTTTTTCCCGTGATGCATTTCCTCTGGAAATGAGATACGGTAGCAAGACACAAGAAAAAGGATGGTCTTACATAGATCTTATAGTCCTAGTTCAAACCAGGCAGGCCAGCTCGACTTTGTACcaaaaaacccccccactcTATCAGTAACTTTTGACTTGCATCAGAAACCACCAATAGTTAATAACTTCACTCTTTCAATCAAATCATTAAACTGTGAAATCAGAGATAGACAGACCAGAGGCAGACACAATGTAACACCAGAGGAAGctcaacacaaatgacccactAAACTTTTCTCTGAATCAAACTGTAAGCTCATTGTGAAGATTCACATGAGCCTCTTTCAGCTGATGTAATACTAAGAAATaaactcttgttttttttcaccttcgCTCCATTTCTTTTggtaacaacaacaaaataaatccaGCAGCCATCCATCCTTTCTGTGGCCCTTGACATGCGGACCCTGgctgctgccatggcaaccgtAACCAGCCAGACAACCCtgaaatcaacaacaacaacaacaacaacaacaacaacacgcaCGGTCCGTGTTTAATCATGTTTGCTGCACCACAAGGTGGCAACCTCCTGGTGGGCAGACAGACCCTGAGTCATGCATCCATCTGCATCATGGCAACAAAGACTGAATACAAGAGTCTGTTTGAGACTGATGTTATTAATGAATTACCAACGGCTCGCCAGCAATGAATGACAACTAAATTCCTCACCATCTGAAGTTTTATCATAAAATTTCCATTGAATTAAGCTCAGTTAGTCCATCGACATAAAATTAACAAATTTGACGATTGCTTGGTTAATTCTGGGTATTTATAAtcaaaaatgccaaatattcTCTAGTTTCAGCCTCTTGAATATGAGGATTTGATGCCTTTTTATATTTCACATCACTGTCAATTAAATATCTTTGAGTTTTCAAATGTTAGTCAAACAAAATTTAAATATCATACAATTGGGCTCAGACATTTTCTTAAGACTAAAAGataagacataaaacaaaattcTTCTGTGTTCCATTATATTACTGTGCAGTTTATTCTCATCAGACCTACATGACGTACTCAAAAGAGACTGTTTAAAATTGGTAACATGAAGATGTTCTTTCATATTAAAGGCGCTACAAGTTAAAAATGTTAGGAGCCattgcttttgctgctgctgatgacgAAGAAGACTTTGGTGAGGAAGACATCTGGCCAGTAGAGGAATAGTGCCAGGGTGTCAGTGATTCCCAGGATTAACCAGGTCACTGGTTTTAAGTCCCTTGAAACGCCTGATAGTGACTGTTGTCCTGATATGGCTGCTCTGCCATGTGCTGCTCGTATGTCCTGTTACAACTGCTGCAACCTTCATATCAGACATGTTCATGTCACAGGTCAACGGTTGCAGCCATTACTCATTTTCACTATCAATTCTGGGTTAAGCTAATGACCATTTGGGCCATGAATTGCCAATTAAAAGTACTAGATGATACCAACACTAAACATattaagttgtgttttttaatcacatcagacaaataaaagcagcaaagcaTAACAAccaagaagctggaaccagagagAATGTGGCAAGACATGCTAATCACTATTCTGTTAATTGACTAATCAATTAAAACAGCTATTTGTTTCAGCTCTTAAATGAAGCACCCACTACTCCATGTGAGCTTGACAGGACTCTCAGGTCAGATCATCATCCAGAAGAATAACCAGACAAATGAACATGCAATCAGCACAGCAGTTCACCCACAAAGCAGCACAACCTCATAAAGCAGTGAAGCCCACTCGACTGCGTTTTCCTATGAAATGACACAGGCAGAGACAATTCAAGGTCCCACATgtgtcacacactcacagacaggCTGCAGCAGTGACTTGTGGTGCTCTTTAAGTTGTGTAACATTAACTTCACCGGCTGACACTCCGCGTCTCTGTTTAATCTCCCCCTGCCGACAACACTCCGCAGCGAGCCGCCAATACTTCTCTTTTATCGGACAATATACTCACCAGCTTACACGTCTCTGATCGTGTATTATTAGCGTAACCTTCCCTCTCACTGTGCATGCACCATCATGACTTTTTCTACGACAGCCAGCTTCCGCTTCCCGGTCGAGCAGGGACGCTCGATCTAATGTTCcgcggcgggggggggggacgctTCACGGCGTTACCACCGACAGCCAGCCACTTCATCCGCCTCACATCTCTTAAAGTTATATTTTACACACATAAAACCAGGCAACAAATATTCATTAAAGCTTGTGCGACATACATCTCTTAAATAAATGTACGTATGTGTCTGACTCCCCCTGTATTCGTGTGAGCAGTGTGCAGCTCCACTGAAGGTGACCTTCAGTTCATTCCTATGACATGCTGTTACCGAACATGTGCGTCAATACGAGTTAGCATAACACAAGCTGCTGCATTTttttacagagacacacaatgTGCGACTCAGCCGGGCTatgtttttacttaaaaactTCCTTTTAAAGAGCCCATGCTGGCCTTCAGTGCATGACACGCCGGCAGTGACAGGAGCGCCTGCTTGCTAGTTAGCCCATTAGCCTGTGAGCCAGCTAACTAGCTGCGTACTCAATGAggaggctaatgttagcataccGGCTGTTTGGGTTAGCCTCTTTGGTTGTTGCAGTGTCAGGCTGGACTACATGCTAACAGCTATGACCCATGGATGTAAAAATGAATGTGATCATATGCAGGCTGCTTGCTTGCTAATTGGCAAGATTGAGTCAGTAAACATCCTCTCATTATAAACAGACAGCTAATTAGCAGACCATGCTAGGTGGACCCTCTAAACTTGGAAGATGCTACCAAGGAgatggcagaggaggaggaggggtgcaCCCTCTCAGACTAGCACCTTGGGTCTGAGGCAGTCGCATAACAAAGCATGGAGGTAAATGTCACCAGGATGCTttgcaaagacacacagacagctgaaacatttaacaaacacagtgaaaacagtTTTGCACATGGATGCGGGCTATATGAGGCTGTCTTGGTGCTGCATGTATAAACGATAGGTGTGATCAGTGTATTTATAATGTATGATAGCCGTTATGACAGCAGATATGAACCAGTCAGTCTGCTGCAGAGTCTTACCACAGCCGCAGGACTCCTTCAGACTCGTCTTGCTGGTTTCTTTGCTGTCCTGGGCTCCATCCCCGGCGTCATCCGCAAGATCAACCGGATTACAGTTAGGCACCGACGCCGGGATGTCATCTGTCTTGCTCACCATGGTCGGCAGTCAGTGTGGCAACACAAATCTCCCAGCAGCAGCGTTGCCTGAATATGTGAAGTCTgtaaaagaaatagaaaaaaaaattctgcttcTCCGGCTAACGCAGGCTAGCTGGCTACATGCGAAGGGGACAAGCTTACAAAAACAAGTCTACCGAGGAAGGACAGTGCTGTACATAGTGGGGATCACACGTGgttctctcctcccctcctcttgaCCTCTTTGCCTTTGCGTTGCACTTCCCCACCCACTATGCGTGGCGCTACGGAAAGCCACGTGCGACAAATCgggtttttttaaattttgtttaaCAAACGCCCCTTTTAATTATTTCTGTGGACATTAGATTTTCTTCTACACTAGAGGATACAATAGGAGCGATGTCTGAGAGGAAAGACAATGTATTATAATACTGTTACTGTTATAAACACCACAAACAAGACTGACTTGATATCTGACAGTTTGACCCAGATGTCATCAGCTCCTGTCAGATGTTTCAGTCCATTTTCAAGCAAAATGGTCAAACATCTGCTGGTTCCAGCCTTTAAATTTGAGGATTTGCAGCTTTTCCTTATAAATAATGACGAGTAtttgggttttagactgttggttggacaaaagaagctatttaaatatttcacattgGGCTCTTTGGAAAGCCAAAAGTGTTTCCACttttgggaaattgtgatgaccCTTTGTTATATTGTATAGACTAAACAAATTAATTGTTTAATCATGAAAACGATATGATTAATCGATAATAAAAATAGTTAGCCATGGTCAGATTAACCTGCTATGAGGCTCAAGAGCCCTCTGTTCCCTCTGCTCTTTGTGCCGTTTGTAGTTTTACTGTGCTGCAATATTAACTAACCCACAGGCATCAACTCACGCATGAGCACACTTTTAACTTATCTGTCTTTATTTTGGGGACAGTCAGATCCagctccaaaatattttaaccGTAACCTCATGAGAGTAAAATCCATGCCTCTTATCTGATAGGAAAGTGCCATGACactctgtacaaactcatttGTAACTCTGCTTCCTCTCTTCACC from Sparus aurata chromosome 2, fSpaAur1.1, whole genome shotgun sequence harbors:
- the cluha gene encoding clustered mitochondria protein homolog isoform X3; this translates as MVNGDGAHGPTEEAESRQDGNSEADGGEDSNEQEVIVIQDTGFTVKIQAPGTEPFDLQVSPQEMVQEIHQVLMDREDTCHRTCFSLQLDGNVLDNFAELKSIEGLQEGSLLKVVEEPYTVREARIHVRHIRDLLKSLDPSDAYNGVDCNSLSFLSIFTDGDLGDSGKRKKKGNELEQIDCTPPEHILPGSKERPLVPLQPQNKDWKPMQCLKVLTMSGWNPPPGNRKMHGDLMYLYIVTVEERHVSLTASTRGFYLNQSTTYTFNPKPANPSFLSHSLVELLSQISPAFKKNFTALQKKRVQRHPFERIATPFQVYSWTAPQVDHAMDCVRAEDAYTSRLGYEEHIPGQTRDWNEELQTTRELPRKNLPERLLRERAIFKVHSDFAAAATRGAMAVIDGNVMAINPGEETRMQMFIWNNIFFSLGFDVRDHYRELGGDAAAHAAPTNDLNGVRAYGAVDVEGLYTLGTVVVDYRGYRVTAQSIIPGILEREQEQSVIYGSIDFGKTVVSHSKYLELLEKTSRPLKVQRHNVLNEKDDKVELCSSVECKGIIGNDGRHYILDLLRTFPPDLNFLPVDGEELPPESQRQGFPRQHRHRLACLRQELIEAFVEHRYLLFMKMAALQLMQQKANKDTKTDTPAITETSDTPSESNADTTQTQTAPSDPPSVTEVSVDSTNQTDSNTSADSEAVKEGEENSAKPATNGPLDLTTTQNGECKNPLEGKELEESIPGLAQAKELAETLVGEDGSCIDPKSREVVLNACKAVGSISNTSFDIRFNPDIFSPGVRFPDDSADDVQKQKQLLKDAAAFLVSCQVPSLVKDCLDHSALPMDGATLTEALRQRGINIRYLGSVLEFVDKTPAKAQLEHFYRIGISELITRCAKHIFKTYLQGVELSALSAAVSHFLNCFLSSFPDAVAHLPPDELVSRRKNRKRRNRVPGGGDNTAWASLTPNELWKNIASEAQSYYHFTIQCDSADQVVEKYGLQKITLLREISVKTGIQILIKEYNFDSRHKPAFTEEDILNIFPVVKHVNPKASDAFHFFQSGQAKVQQGFLKEGCELINEALNLFNNVYGAMHVEICACLRLLARLNYIMGDHPEALSNQQKAVLMSERVLGIEHPNTIQEYMHLALYCFANGQLSTALKLLYRARYLMLMVTGEDHPEMALLDSNIGLVLHGVMEYDLSLRFLENALTINTKYHGPRSLKVALSHHLVARVYESKAEFRSALQHEKEGYTIYKNQMGEGHEKTKESSEYLKYLTQQAVALQRTMNEIYKNGSNASIMPLKFTAPSMASVLEQLNIINGIIFIPLSQKDLENLKAEVQRRQQLQELGKIEETTEDSRLELEDKIPID